The Hyperthermus butylicus DSM 5456 genome includes a region encoding these proteins:
- the rpiA gene encoding ribose 5-phosphate isomerase A: protein MTALAKVEAARRAAEILEPLIERAERIGIGTGSTVRLVLRFLIESPAASALRRAKVYASSFDTLLELRRLGIEAYDFLPRDGLDVYFDGADEVARVSDMCMAVKGRGAAMLREKLLAFNSAYTLLVVDESKVSRNLGDKGKPVPVEVVPPAVETIVEEFESRGIRAEVRTNCSCRDGPAFTDNYGIVIDTWPWGVMSPIQYESLLDTLPGVMGHGLFIGYMDAIVVGYGDGRSEEWRCRRTRLSAGAKARRAER, encoded by the coding sequence TTGACTGCACTTGCAAAGGTGGAGGCAGCTAGACGTGCAGCCGAGATTCTGGAACCCCTCATAGAGAGAGCTGAAAGGATAGGAATTGGTACGGGCTCCACAGTGAGGCTCGTTCTTAGATTCCTTATCGAGTCGCCAGCTGCATCCGCGTTGCGCCGCGCCAAGGTATACGCTTCGAGCTTCGACACGCTGCTCGAGCTACGCAGACTTGGCATTGAGGCCTATGATTTCCTGCCTCGGGACGGTCTAGACGTATACTTTGACGGGGCTGACGAAGTTGCAAGGGTCTCGGATATGTGTATGGCCGTTAAAGGCCGCGGGGCGGCCATGTTGCGGGAGAAGCTACTAGCTTTCAACAGCGCCTATACACTGCTAGTGGTCGACGAGTCTAAGGTCTCGAGAAACCTTGGTGACAAGGGGAAGCCGGTACCCGTTGAGGTTGTACCGCCAGCGGTTGAAACCATAGTAGAGGAGTTCGAATCAAGGGGTATACGTGCGGAAGTGAGGACAAACTGTAGCTGTAGGGATGGCCCAGCCTTTACTGACAACTATGGCATCGTCATAGACACGTGGCCCTGGGGCGTTATGAGCCCCATACAGTATGAGTCGCTGCTTGACACTCTTCCCGGCGTAATGGGCCACGGTCTATTCATAGGCTACATGGACGCTATAGTGGTGGGCTACGGTGACGGTAGAAGCGAGGAGTGGAGGTGTAGACGCACAAGGCTATCTGCTGGCGCGAAGGCTAGGAGAGCTGAGAGATAG
- a CDS encoding tRNA (N(6)-L-threonylcarbamoyladenosine(37)-C(2))-methylthiotransferase, which translates to MQRGRVYIETYGCALNMADTAIMRSVLSSRGYSFTNCVDEADVIIINTCTVRLDTEARMKRRIAELAAIAEKTGARLVVAGCMASAQPYTVKRIAPKAVLVSTYNVHLVDIAVERGLDLLTPPREKPKPLFKPTPRLMLRGKIAEVPIAEGCLGDCSFCITKIARRRVYSRPVENIVKLVRELVRLGAVEIRLTGQDIAVYGIDLYGKRLLPELVRRVIEVEGDFMVRIGMMSPDQLEPILDEFLEVFRHPKVFKFVHLPVQSGDDRVLRIMKRNYTVDEYRAIVREIRNKVPGVMIATDIIVGHPGEDEEAFENTVRLIEELRFERVHLAQYTPRQRTVAAGLPQVPDPVKKKRSKRLTEVVMRIGLEEHRRYIGSRACALVVSRGERGGLDAKLYNYMPVILPEGSARPGEWRCIEVVDATWYDLRGRVVDCTCKGGGS; encoded by the coding sequence TGCGGAGTGTGTTGAGTAGCCGTGGCTACAGCTTCACCAATTGTGTTGATGAGGCAGACGTGATTATCATCAATACGTGTACGGTGAGACTGGATACAGAAGCCAGGATGAAGAGGAGGATAGCAGAGCTGGCAGCAATAGCCGAGAAAACCGGGGCGAGGCTAGTTGTTGCAGGATGCATGGCTAGTGCTCAGCCCTATACGGTGAAGCGTATAGCACCGAAAGCAGTGCTAGTCTCAACCTATAATGTGCACCTCGTGGACATAGCTGTTGAGAGGGGTCTAGACCTTCTCACCCCTCCGAGGGAGAAGCCGAAGCCGCTCTTCAAGCCAACTCCTCGGCTAATGCTTCGCGGGAAAATAGCCGAAGTACCAATAGCAGAGGGCTGCCTCGGGGACTGCAGCTTCTGCATCACGAAAATTGCTAGGAGAAGAGTATACAGTAGACCCGTGGAGAATATTGTGAAGCTTGTTCGTGAGCTTGTCCGGCTCGGAGCCGTCGAGATAAGGCTTACGGGTCAGGATATCGCAGTCTACGGCATAGACCTCTACGGTAAGAGGCTGCTGCCAGAGCTAGTTCGGCGAGTTATAGAGGTTGAGGGTGACTTCATGGTTCGCATAGGCATGATGAGCCCGGATCAGCTGGAGCCGATACTGGACGAGTTCCTGGAGGTGTTCCGCCATCCAAAGGTGTTCAAGTTTGTCCACCTTCCGGTGCAGAGTGGTGACGACCGAGTTCTAAGGATTATGAAGCGCAACTATACTGTCGACGAATACCGTGCTATCGTGAGGGAGATCCGCAACAAGGTTCCCGGGGTAATGATAGCTACAGACATTATTGTTGGTCATCCAGGCGAGGATGAGGAAGCGTTTGAAAACACGGTCCGCCTCATAGAGGAGTTGAGGTTTGAACGTGTCCACCTTGCACAGTATACGCCGCGCCAGCGCACGGTAGCTGCAGGTCTGCCACAAGTGCCGGATCCCGTGAAGAAGAAGCGGTCTAAGAGGCTCACAGAGGTTGTGATGAGGATTGGGCTCGAGGAGCATCGACGCTACATAGGCTCCCGTGCTTGCGCACTGGTTGTCTCACGGGGCGAGCGCGGCGGCCTAGACGCTAAGCTCTACAACTACATGCCAGTAATACTGCCAGAGGGCTCGGCTAGGCCGGGTGAGTGGAGGTGCATTGAAGTAGTAGACGCAACCTGGTACGACCTACGGGGACGCGTGGTTGACTGCACTTGCAAAGGTGGAGGCAGCTAG